The following proteins are co-located in the Armatimonadota bacterium genome:
- a CDS encoding type II secretion system F family protein: MPTADSQVSNADMAAFCRQFASLMHAQVNILDIFEALREQTGSALMREILDKVRSDVEMGRTLATAFSRYPQVFSPFFISMVRQGELEGELDRIMSDLAEHFETRLEDGVDARKMRDSGGFDLEAVASAFQWIYIWSAALLGFCALGSGLVYYATGPKALPGEPFANIAIFIGLVMFLGVLVFSFGRRRRRLSRTGS, translated from the coding sequence GTGCCCACAGCCGATAGCCAGGTGAGCAACGCCGACATGGCCGCGTTCTGCCGCCAGTTCGCCAGCCTCATGCACGCCCAGGTGAACATCCTGGATATCTTCGAGGCCCTTCGCGAGCAGACAGGTTCCGCGCTTATGCGCGAGATCCTGGATAAGGTTCGCAGCGACGTGGAGATGGGCCGCACCCTGGCCACCGCTTTCAGCCGCTACCCCCAGGTCTTCTCACCTTTCTTCATCAGCATGGTCAGGCAAGGCGAACTCGAGGGTGAACTCGATCGGATCATGTCCGATCTCGCCGAGCATTTCGAGACCCGGCTTGAGGACGGGGTAGACGCCAGGAAGATGCGGGACAGCGGCGGCTTCGATCTCGAGGCCGTGGCGTCGGCGTTTCAGTGGATCTACATCTGGAGCGCCGCCCTGTTGGGCTTCTGCGCCCTGGGTTCGGGGCTGGTTTACTATGCCACAGGCCCGAAAGCTCTGCCCGGCGAGCCCTTCGCCAATATCGCCATTTTCATCGGACTGGTCATGTTCCTGGGTGTCCTGGTCTTCTCATTCGGGCGGCGGCGACGCCGCCTGAGCCGCACCGGATCATAA
- the larA gene encoding nickel-dependent lactate racemase produces the protein MKINLRFGKAGLEVDLPDANVRHILRMNDLPPLSAPLEACAHALAEPIQSPPLAEIASGKQSACIVVSDITRPVPNDILLPPILDCLDASGLQPNQITVLVATGLHRGNTLDEFQAMGLGEALLRGIAVVNHEARDAASHVSVGTTSLGIPALVDQRYVDAELKILTGLVEPHLMAGFSGGRKAICPGICAAETIMAWHSPRMLEPDEARQGNLTGNRVHEQALEVADLAGGADFIVNCVLDEQRRITGLFAGDMRAAHLAAVERAIQQTRVTIPAPVDIVVTSAAGYPLDLTFYQGAKGMVGAAPIVREGGCIVIAQENREGIGGPEFTALMLNLDDLHAHMRRVLETNESTIDQWQAHVLEKTLRRCSVLNFCTCIDRATQARLFVEPVSSVEEGVRLALERLGPEATIAVIPEGPYVLCDVGG, from the coding sequence ATGAAGATCAACCTGCGTTTCGGCAAGGCCGGGCTGGAGGTGGACCTGCCCGACGCCAATGTGCGCCACATTCTCCGCATGAATGACCTGCCGCCGCTTTCCGCCCCGCTAGAAGCGTGCGCGCATGCCCTGGCAGAGCCGATCCAGTCTCCGCCGCTGGCTGAGATCGCAAGCGGGAAGCAGTCGGCCTGCATCGTGGTGTCCGACATCACCCGCCCGGTGCCCAACGATATTCTCCTGCCGCCCATCCTGGACTGCCTCGACGCTTCCGGCCTGCAGCCCAACCAGATCACCGTCCTGGTCGCCACGGGGCTGCACCGTGGCAACACGCTCGATGAGTTCCAGGCTATGGGCCTGGGCGAGGCCCTGCTTAGAGGCATTGCCGTGGTGAACCACGAGGCGCGCGATGCCGCCTCTCACGTGTCTGTCGGAACAACATCGCTGGGTATCCCGGCGCTGGTGGATCAGCGTTATGTGGACGCCGAACTGAAGATTCTCACCGGCCTGGTGGAGCCCCATCTCATGGCGGGCTTCTCCGGTGGGCGCAAGGCCATTTGCCCCGGCATCTGCGCCGCTGAAACAATCATGGCCTGGCACAGCCCCCGCATGCTGGAACCCGATGAGGCGCGGCAGGGAAACCTCACGGGCAATCGCGTCCACGAGCAGGCGCTGGAGGTGGCGGACCTTGCGGGCGGCGCGGATTTCATCGTCAACTGTGTACTGGATGAGCAGCGCCGAATCACGGGTCTGTTTGCGGGAGACATGCGCGCCGCACATCTCGCCGCCGTGGAGCGCGCCATCCAGCAGACGCGGGTGACCATCCCCGCGCCGGTGGACATCGTGGTCACCAGTGCTGCCGGATACCCGCTGGACCTCACCTTCTACCAGGGCGCCAAGGGCATGGTGGGCGCGGCGCCCATTGTGCGCGAGGGCGGCTGCATCGTGATTGCGCAAGAGAACAGGGAAGGGATCGGCGGTCCGGAGTTCACCGCCCTCATGCTCAACCTCGACGACCTGCATGCACACATGCGCCGGGTCCTTGAGACCAACGAGAGCACCATTGACCAGTGGCAGGCCCACGTTCTCGAGAAGACACTCCGCCGCTGCAGTGTGCTCAACTTCTGCACCTGCATCGACCGAGCTACCCAGGCGCGCTTGTTTGTGGAGCCCGTTTCGTCAGTGGAGGAGGGCGTTCGCCTCGCACTGGAGCGTCTCGGTCCGGAGGCAACCATCGCCGTGATCCCGGAGGGACCTTACGTTTTGTGTGATGTGGGGGGCTGA
- a CDS encoding asparaginase: MEPLIHVTRSGLIECIHYGDIAVCDASGTLMGRVGDPSRTVFWRSSAKPIQALAVVQTGAADRFAFTAKELAICCASHHGSAEHLATVRGMLAKMGLGESALQCGTHMPGDPAESARLVREGQDPSPAHNNCSGKHTGMLASTLALGADIATYLEPDSPVQQLILKNMSLLSGILPRDIILGVDGCSAPIHGMSLQSMATAFARLATPAALPGDLQPAAARIIAAMAAEPVMISGSGAFNSALLEAYQGRIVAKGGAEGLFVLGLTDLGIGAAMRTVDGSARGQACAVLRILELLGACDDNTRAALECFVTTPLRNCRNQVIGEVRAAEFSLEH; encoded by the coding sequence ATGGAACCGCTGATTCACGTGACCCGTAGCGGGTTGATCGAGTGCATCCACTACGGGGACATCGCGGTGTGCGATGCATCCGGAACACTTATGGGAAGGGTCGGCGACCCTTCCCGCACTGTCTTCTGGAGGTCCTCCGCCAAGCCCATCCAGGCTCTTGCCGTGGTGCAGACGGGCGCCGCCGACCGCTTCGCCTTCACCGCGAAAGAGCTGGCAATCTGCTGTGCATCCCACCATGGCTCGGCCGAACACCTGGCCACGGTGCGCGGAATGCTGGCGAAGATGGGGCTGGGCGAGTCAGCCCTTCAGTGCGGCACTCATATGCCCGGCGATCCGGCCGAGAGCGCTCGCCTGGTGCGCGAGGGCCAGGACCCCTCGCCCGCCCACAACAACTGTTCCGGCAAGCACACCGGAATGCTCGCATCCACGCTGGCGCTTGGCGCCGACATCGCGACGTACCTCGAGCCGGACAGCCCCGTCCAACAGCTGATCCTGAAGAACATGAGCCTGCTGTCCGGCATTCTCCCCCGCGATATTATCCTGGGCGTGGACGGCTGCTCGGCTCCCATTCACGGCATGAGCCTTCAGTCGATGGCTACCGCTTTCGCGCGTCTGGCCACTCCCGCAGCGCTGCCCGGGGATCTGCAGCCCGCGGCCGCCAGGATCATTGCCGCCATGGCCGCCGAGCCTGTGATGATCAGCGGCAGCGGCGCCTTCAACAGCGCGCTCCTCGAGGCTTACCAGGGGCGCATTGTCGCCAAGGGCGGCGCGGAGGGGTTGTTCGTGTTGGGGCTCACGGACCTGGGCATCGGCGCGGCCATGCGCACCGTGGACGGCAGCGCACGAGGACAGGCCTGCGCAGTATTACGGATACTGGAACTCCTGGGCGCCTGCGACGACAACACCCGCGCGGCCCTGGAGTGTTTCGTGACGACGCCGCTGCGGAACTGCCGGAACCAGGTCATCGGCGAGGTCAGGGCGGCGGAATTCAGCCTGGAGCATTAG
- a CDS encoding Gfo/Idh/MocA family oxidoreductase — MGVKVGLIGAGGITRPHLAAFVRHTGVDRVAVADPSEQARAGLMAEFGIIREQYDDYRALLEDDSIRIIDICTPHYLHVTQAVDALRAGKDVIIEKPLAMSVQECDAMIAAAEESGRRLLCALCMRRFPAHVKAKQLLDDGAIGKPLMGMVTVIGNEFARMNDPENWKGDWEKAGGGAMFDTGYHAVYMLQHFFGPAKAVTMTGTRLLVEPENKADDTSIVALEMESGVLCSVVVTYVAIGDRWSEERRLLGTEGSLLIRDDPEDELPLLLLQGGDYRPIRVRNAPGVARFAIRELVSEFVDCILTGAETDVTLAESRAAVATCCAAYESWKTGCRVEIGG; from the coding sequence TTGGGCGTCAAAGTCGGGCTTATCGGCGCGGGTGGGATCACCCGCCCTCACCTTGCTGCCTTCGTGCGGCACACCGGCGTGGACAGAGTCGCCGTCGCCGACCCATCGGAACAGGCCCGGGCCGGACTCATGGCTGAGTTCGGAATCATCCGCGAGCAGTACGACGACTACCGTGCGCTCCTCGAAGACGATTCCATCCGCATCATCGACATCTGCACGCCCCATTATCTCCACGTTACCCAGGCTGTGGATGCCTTGCGCGCAGGCAAAGATGTGATCATCGAAAAGCCCCTGGCCATGTCGGTGCAGGAGTGCGACGCGATGATCGCGGCCGCAGAGGAGTCCGGCCGCAGGCTCCTATGCGCCCTGTGCATGCGCCGTTTTCCGGCACATGTAAAGGCGAAGCAGCTGCTGGATGATGGGGCTATCGGCAAGCCGCTGATGGGGATGGTTACCGTCATCGGCAACGAGTTCGCCCGCATGAATGATCCGGAGAACTGGAAAGGTGACTGGGAGAAGGCCGGCGGAGGCGCGATGTTCGACACCGGCTACCACGCGGTCTACATGCTCCAGCACTTCTTCGGCCCCGCGAAGGCCGTGACCATGACCGGCACGCGTTTGCTCGTAGAGCCCGAGAACAAGGCGGATGACACCAGCATAGTCGCCCTGGAGATGGAGAGCGGGGTGCTGTGTTCCGTCGTCGTGACATACGTGGCTATCGGCGACCGCTGGAGTGAGGAGCGCCGACTGCTGGGAACGGAGGGCTCCTTGCTCATCCGCGATGACCCGGAGGATGAACTGCCTTTGCTTCTACTGCAGGGCGGAGACTACCGGCCCATCCGCGTCCGCAATGCGCCGGGAGTGGCCCGGTTCGCCATCCGCGAACTGGTCAGCGAATTCGTGGACTGCATCCTGACCGGCGCCGAGACTGACGTCACCCTCGCCGAATCCCGCGCCGCCGTAGCCACCTGCTGCGCGGCGTACGAGTCCTGGAAGACCGGCTGCCGAGTGGAGATCGGCGGTTGA
- a CDS encoding PAS domain-containing protein, with amino-acid sequence MAATQSTQREQQERLAQLLETHGEAITARWEEHGAVGLPITPGLEEASDPGVRPFCAVLRALIYRLRASRSERVQYLNTLLSRWHANGIVGAAADPYFDWLRDALHEVLTDLGLADSEGDAAGILFQELVALRVEISNLESAVLHAQRAELQMHLDALLERVPEPVFLVEPGDGLIRAANETAAELTGYSEARLRGLTLSDLFPELRDESLRAVMAEATDNGHASRRDLEMHGGDGAKLRVNLDLTLMRSGSRPLAMALLDNPESAEAGRAALRNLTRDLRAEVDVRLAQIDRLRAFFENVISALPIRILVLDSELRIIHANRAYYAERGLSKEQVVGKRIDEVMSEHTLQKAGLQAALLSVLETGHPVRWSGHRSASTHRDRVVNIRVDPCQGPDGDRTILLTLEDITERQRQLYERAILQQISHALLGQLELPRLLHAILTGMTAGGAVGLGFNRAFLLLVDEEEGVLQGQMGVGPENLEQAIQIWNEISDDHHTLQDFLAEYDRAPSPGEEPLRELVSQLRFPLDELDKLPMAAIVAHQAVHVLAAEVDERVPQKMRDLLGTSEFVVAPLVARDKVIGAAIADNKFTDQPISQASVQLLTALADQAALAIDSARTYQRAREDAQRLDEALTELKAAQAQRLQSAKLAAIGEVTAIVAHEIRSPLSTIGGFARSIARQPDRVDRNARNAQIIVEEVERLERILGDLLDFSKPSEPELSMIQLGPILESVAESLRYDSRAEDVEVRLDLPENAPDVLADPKQVRQILQNLVNNALEAMRQSGTLTLGLVERNGAVEMYVQDTGEGIPAERLEQIFDTFYTSKPTGTGLGLALCKKLVAQHGGELLVESEEGRGARFTVSFPPPTEMERILGPEDEI; translated from the coding sequence ATGGCAGCAACGCAGAGCACACAGCGCGAGCAGCAGGAGCGCCTGGCGCAGCTTCTAGAGACCCACGGCGAGGCCATCACAGCGCGCTGGGAGGAACATGGTGCAGTGGGGCTGCCGATCACGCCGGGGCTCGAAGAGGCGTCCGATCCCGGTGTGCGGCCTTTCTGCGCGGTGCTCAGGGCGTTGATCTACCGGCTGCGAGCAAGCCGTTCGGAGCGCGTGCAGTACTTGAACACTCTGCTTTCCCGGTGGCACGCGAACGGCATCGTGGGGGCGGCGGCGGACCCATATTTCGACTGGTTGCGTGACGCGCTGCACGAAGTGCTCACCGACCTGGGGCTGGCCGACAGCGAGGGGGACGCAGCCGGCATTCTGTTCCAGGAACTGGTCGCCCTCCGGGTTGAAATCAGCAATCTGGAAAGTGCCGTGCTCCATGCACAGCGCGCGGAACTCCAGATGCACCTCGACGCCCTTCTGGAGCGGGTTCCGGAACCGGTCTTCCTCGTGGAGCCCGGCGACGGGCTGATCCGGGCCGCAAACGAGACGGCAGCCGAGCTCACGGGCTATTCCGAGGCGCGCTTGAGGGGGCTGACGCTCAGCGATCTTTTCCCCGAACTGCGCGACGAGTCCCTGCGTGCGGTGATGGCGGAGGCCACAGACAATGGACATGCATCCCGTCGAGACCTGGAAATGCATGGGGGCGACGGTGCCAAACTGCGCGTGAACCTGGACCTGACCCTCATGCGGTCCGGCTCGCGCCCTCTGGCCATGGCATTGCTGGACAATCCGGAGAGCGCCGAGGCCGGTCGGGCGGCCCTGCGCAACCTGACCCGGGATCTGAGAGCCGAAGTCGATGTACGCCTGGCCCAGATCGACCGGCTCCGCGCGTTCTTCGAGAACGTCATCTCGGCTCTGCCCATCCGGATTCTGGTGCTTGATTCGGAACTCCGGATAATCCACGCGAACCGGGCCTACTATGCCGAGCGGGGCCTGAGCAAGGAGCAGGTTGTCGGCAAGCGCATCGACGAGGTCATGTCCGAGCATACGCTGCAGAAGGCCGGGCTGCAAGCAGCGCTCCTGTCGGTGCTGGAAACAGGACATCCCGTTCGCTGGTCGGGGCACCGGTCGGCCAGCACGCATCGGGACCGGGTCGTCAACATCCGCGTGGACCCGTGCCAGGGCCCCGACGGCGACCGCACCATCCTCCTGACACTGGAGGACATCACCGAGCGTCAGCGGCAGCTGTATGAACGGGCGATTCTCCAGCAGATATCCCACGCCTTGCTGGGGCAGCTCGAGTTACCCAGACTACTGCACGCGATCCTCACAGGTATGACTGCGGGGGGGGCGGTGGGCCTGGGGTTCAACCGGGCATTCCTGCTGCTGGTGGACGAGGAGGAAGGGGTGCTGCAGGGGCAGATGGGAGTCGGGCCGGAGAACCTGGAGCAGGCGATTCAGATCTGGAACGAGATCTCGGACGACCACCACACTCTCCAGGATTTTCTCGCGGAATACGATCGCGCACCATCGCCCGGTGAGGAGCCCCTGCGAGAACTGGTGAGCCAGCTTCGCTTCCCGCTGGATGAACTGGATAAATTGCCGATGGCCGCCATCGTCGCGCACCAGGCCGTACACGTGCTGGCCGCCGAGGTGGACGAACGGGTGCCCCAGAAAATGCGGGACCTCCTCGGGACCAGTGAGTTCGTCGTGGCGCCTCTGGTGGCGCGGGATAAAGTGATCGGCGCCGCCATCGCCGACAACAAGTTCACGGACCAGCCCATCAGTCAGGCGTCGGTGCAGCTATTGACGGCGCTTGCGGATCAGGCTGCACTGGCCATTGACAGCGCCCGAACGTACCAGAGGGCGCGCGAGGATGCCCAGCGGCTGGATGAGGCGCTTACTGAGCTCAAAGCAGCCCAGGCGCAGCGTCTGCAGAGCGCGAAGCTGGCGGCCATCGGAGAGGTCACGGCAATTGTCGCCCACGAGATCCGCAGCCCGTTGTCCACCATCGGAGGCTTCGCGAGGAGCATCGCCCGGCAACCGGACCGCGTGGACCGCAATGCACGCAATGCCCAGATCATCGTGGAAGAGGTGGAGCGACTCGAGCGGATCCTCGGGGACCTGCTTGACTTCAGCAAGCCCTCGGAACCCGAGTTGAGCATGATCCAGCTTGGGCCGATCCTGGAGAGCGTTGCCGAAAGCCTCCGGTACGACTCGCGGGCCGAGGACGTGGAGGTTCGGCTGGACCTGCCAGAGAATGCCCCCGACGTGCTGGCGGACCCCAAGCAGGTGCGACAGATTCTCCAGAATCTGGTGAATAACGCACTGGAGGCAATGCGGCAGTCCGGAACCCTCACCCTCGGGTTGGTGGAGCGCAACGGCGCGGTGGAGATGTATGTCCAGGACACCGGAGAGGGCATACCCGCCGAGCGTCTGGAGCAGATCTTCGACACCTTCTACACGAGCAAACCCACGGGGACGGGCCTGGGTCTGGCGCTATGCAAGAAGCTTGTGGCTCAGCACGGGGGAGAGTTGTTGGTGGAGAGCGAAGAGGGACGTGGGGCGCGGTTTACGGTCTCATTCCCGCCCCCGACCGAGATGGAACGCATCCTGGGGCCCGAAGACGAGATATGA
- a CDS encoding glycogen synthase, producing MKVMIASVELAPFAWTGGLGDVTAGLARALEKLGVEVRVIMPKHRGAAERGTEVHRAVDYCPVHMPWWVTGCAIDETRLPHSDVPVYMVEHHQYFDREGVFGPPGGDSFGDNLERFVFFCRAILAGFPGLRWTPDVVHLNDWHTSLLALYQRMWSLNLRTVYTAHQLGITYHGLFPTTLQTLAGIDLGRPEVRKFVQDGQIDLARAGLALADMANTVSERYAWEIAQPWAEEGVRDLIEEMGDRFRGILNGVDYAVWDPVVDGTIAKQFGPHDLSGKAECKAYLQRIAGLPQDPTMPLVGMVSRLDALKGFDIVIPVLHDWREAQFVFLGTGDHRYAGAIGHAAATREDVAAFIQFDDLLARHIYAGADMLLMPSRREPCGTSQMIALKYGTIPIVHATGGLADTVSEDPENQNGFTFQRYSVEDLRWALSRAVERYRDPAAWEQLVRRAMACDFSWERSARKYLEMYEAAMNL from the coding sequence ATGAAAGTTATGATCGCGTCGGTGGAACTGGCCCCCTTCGCCTGGACAGGGGGGCTGGGTGATGTAACGGCGGGACTTGCCCGCGCACTTGAGAAGCTTGGCGTTGAAGTCCGGGTTATCATGCCGAAGCACCGGGGCGCCGCTGAGCGCGGGACTGAGGTACACCGCGCGGTGGACTACTGTCCGGTGCACATGCCCTGGTGGGTGACAGGCTGCGCCATCGACGAGACCCGCCTGCCCCATTCCGACGTGCCGGTCTACATGGTGGAGCATCACCAGTATTTCGACCGCGAGGGCGTCTTCGGCCCCCCGGGGGGAGACAGCTTCGGCGACAACCTGGAGCGTTTCGTCTTCTTCTGTCGGGCGATCCTGGCCGGCTTCCCCGGCCTGCGATGGACCCCCGATGTCGTCCACCTCAACGACTGGCACACCTCGTTGCTGGCTCTGTACCAGCGCATGTGGTCACTCAATCTACGTACGGTGTACACGGCGCACCAGTTGGGGATCACATACCACGGGCTGTTCCCGACCACACTGCAGACCCTTGCGGGGATTGACCTCGGGAGACCGGAAGTCCGCAAGTTCGTGCAGGACGGGCAGATTGACCTGGCCCGCGCCGGACTGGCGCTTGCGGACATGGCCAATACTGTGAGCGAGCGATACGCGTGGGAGATCGCTCAGCCGTGGGCTGAGGAGGGTGTGCGGGACCTGATCGAGGAGATGGGCGACCGGTTCCGGGGCATTCTCAACGGTGTAGACTACGCGGTCTGGGACCCGGTCGTCGATGGGACCATCGCAAAGCAATTTGGCCCCCATGACCTGTCAGGCAAGGCGGAGTGCAAGGCCTATCTGCAGCGCATCGCCGGACTGCCCCAGGACCCGACAATGCCTCTGGTGGGGATGGTCAGCCGGCTGGATGCCCTCAAGGGGTTCGATATCGTGATCCCGGTGCTGCACGACTGGCGCGAGGCGCAGTTCGTCTTCCTGGGCACCGGCGACCACCGTTACGCAGGCGCGATCGGCCACGCCGCGGCCACGCGCGAAGATGTTGCGGCATTCATCCAGTTCGACGACCTACTCGCACGGCATATCTACGCGGGCGCGGATATGTTGCTGATGCCCTCGCGCCGCGAGCCCTGCGGGACCAGCCAGATGATCGCGCTGAAATACGGGACCATCCCCATCGTGCATGCCACGGGCGGACTCGCGGATACAGTCAGTGAGGACCCGGAGAACCAGAACGGTTTCACATTTCAGCGGTATTCCGTGGAAGACCTCAGGTGGGCGCTAAGCCGCGCCGTCGAGCGCTACCGGGATCCTGCTGCGTGGGAGCAGCTTGTGAGAAGGGCGATGGCCTGCGACTTCTCATGGGAGCGTTCGGCGAGGAAGTACCTGGAGATGTACGAGGCGGCGATGAATCTGTAG
- a CDS encoding tetratricopeptide repeat protein, with the protein MRLFRKREPRSTPAKYRAGMRAMRRGNHEEAARLLREVIEADPTHIPALHNLGLVYHMAGRHTKAIEQFQRVIELKPSEARAYLNLAAAENALGHLDKAESALLKALDINPTQAGAHYNLAVIYLKRNELPNAMAEMELELAVNPGHRETQAALNALRERLLPG; encoded by the coding sequence ATGCGGCTTTTCAGGAAGCGCGAACCCCGTTCGACTCCCGCAAAGTACCGTGCCGGCATGCGAGCAATGCGGCGCGGCAATCACGAGGAAGCCGCGCGCCTGCTGCGCGAAGTCATTGAGGCAGACCCGACCCACATACCCGCCCTGCACAATCTCGGCCTCGTGTACCACATGGCGGGACGGCATACCAAAGCTATCGAACAGTTTCAGCGCGTCATTGAACTGAAGCCTTCCGAGGCGCGCGCGTACTTGAACCTCGCGGCTGCCGAAAACGCCCTGGGGCATCTCGACAAGGCCGAGAGCGCTCTCCTGAAGGCGCTCGACATCAACCCAACACAGGCCGGCGCGCATTATAATCTCGCTGTCATTTACCTCAAGCGCAATGAGCTCCCCAATGCCATGGCCGAGATGGAGCTGGAACTCGCGGTGAACCCCGGTCACCGCGAGACCCAGGCGGCGCTCAATGCCCTGCGCGAGCGGCTCCTGCCCGGATGA
- a CDS encoding response regulator has product MPRVLIVDDEAHLRDLYEQEFDYYGYDVVTAQSGQEAIAALEQHDVDVVVLDIAMPGMDGIEALAKILAVNNELPVILNTGYASYKDDFMTWAAEAYVTKSSDIRELVDAVAEALKKRGIEPPEPPEDK; this is encoded by the coding sequence GTGCCTAGAGTGCTCATTGTGGACGACGAGGCCCACCTGCGCGACCTCTACGAGCAGGAGTTCGACTACTACGGCTATGACGTGGTTACCGCCCAGAGCGGGCAGGAAGCCATTGCGGCGCTGGAACAGCACGACGTGGATGTGGTGGTGCTCGATATCGCCATGCCGGGTATGGACGGCATTGAAGCCCTCGCCAAGATACTCGCAGTGAACAATGAGCTTCCGGTGATCCTCAATACGGGCTACGCCAGCTACAAAGATGACTTCATGACCTGGGCGGCTGAAGCGTACGTGACCAAGAGCAGCGATATCCGCGAGCTTGTGGATGCTGTCGCCGAGGCGCTCAAGAAACGGGGAATCGAGCCCCCTGAGCCGCCTGAGGACAAATGA
- a CDS encoding DUF1559 domain-containing protein, which yields MQRRQGFTLIELLVVIAIIAILAAILFPVFARAREKARQASCLSNCKQLALAFLMYAQDYDETMPMAVYPDWQTYWDTKVDWSGNIIGPGLITPYTKNDQIAQCPSIKGISSDRPYSGYAYNVSYVGCSPAIGGTPASLAAINQPSKTVLVCDSAIWSTWTNELYGNNLLHSPAHPYMAWDPGPTVHFRHNGAANVAYCDGHAKAATQKFLPSSHDPNLGYLSQDESAYNLN from the coding sequence ATGCAGCGCCGCCAGGGTTTCACGCTCATCGAACTTCTGGTCGTCATCGCAATTATCGCGATCCTCGCCGCGATCCTCTTCCCGGTGTTCGCCCGGGCGCGGGAGAAAGCGCGACAGGCAAGTTGTCTGTCAAACTGCAAGCAACTTGCCCTCGCTTTCCTCATGTATGCCCAGGACTACGACGAGACCATGCCCATGGCCGTCTATCCTGACTGGCAGACCTACTGGGACACCAAGGTTGACTGGTCGGGCAACATCATCGGCCCGGGCCTCATCACGCCCTATACGAAGAACGATCAGATCGCTCAATGCCCGTCGATCAAGGGTATCTCCTCCGACCGTCCGTATTCGGGCTATGCGTACAATGTCAGCTACGTGGGCTGCAGCCCAGCAATCGGCGGAACACCAGCATCACTGGCCGCCATCAACCAGCCCAGCAAGACGGTACTTGTCTGCGACAGCGCTATCTGGTCCACCTGGACCAACGAGCTTTATGGCAACAACCTGCTCCACTCGCCGGCTCATCCTTACATGGCCTGGGACCCGGGCCCGACAGTGCACTTCCGCCACAACGGCGCGGCCAATGTTGCCTACTGTGACGGCCATGCGAAGGCCGCCACCCAGAAGTTCCTGCCCTCCAGCCACGATCCGAACCTGGGCTATCTGTCTCAGGACGAGTCCGCCTACAACCTGAATTGA
- the glgC gene encoding glucose-1-phosphate adenylyltransferase, giving the protein MDYGVTERDIPADLLVMILAGGQGQRLYPLTRRRAKPAVRFGGNYRMIDFTLSNCVNSGMRRIFVMTQFAGWSLNRHIRRGWASMLSDELNEYVEVAPAQRMHGDRWYAGTADAIYQNIFLLQQERPELVVILSGDHAYKMDYRRMVRQHLDAGAVLTIASLSLPREACTQLGVLEVDENWRIVGFEEKPDNPKPLPDDPAHSLVSMGVYVWETEALVRRVADDATRRTSHDFGKDIIPAMVREGAAVYAYHFDTAPGGAKAYWRDIGTLDAYWLANMELVDVVPELNLYDQGWPIYTDQVQAPPAKMVHADLCAVTDSMVCAGTIISGATVHRSVISPNCYVHKGAQVVECVVMDGADIGRGARLFRTIVDEDCRIPEGFVIGYDREVDEKRFVVSEGGITVVPQGVILG; this is encoded by the coding sequence ATGGACTACGGTGTGACCGAGCGCGACATCCCCGCAGATCTGCTGGTGATGATCCTCGCCGGCGGCCAGGGGCAGCGACTGTACCCGCTTACGCGACGCAGGGCGAAACCGGCCGTGAGGTTCGGCGGGAACTACCGCATGATCGACTTCACGCTGAGTAACTGTGTGAACTCGGGAATGCGGCGCATTTTTGTGATGACCCAGTTTGCCGGATGGTCGCTGAACCGCCACATCCGCCGCGGCTGGGCCTCCATGCTCAGCGATGAACTCAATGAGTACGTGGAGGTCGCCCCGGCCCAGAGGATGCACGGCGACCGGTGGTACGCGGGAACGGCAGACGCGATCTACCAGAACATCTTCCTCCTTCAGCAAGAACGCCCCGAACTGGTGGTTATTCTCTCCGGCGACCATGCCTACAAGATGGACTACCGGCGTATGGTTCGCCAGCATCTGGATGCGGGCGCTGTGCTGACCATCGCCAGCCTCAGCCTGCCCCGGGAGGCCTGCACGCAACTGGGCGTGCTCGAAGTGGACGAGAACTGGCGCATCGTGGGTTTCGAGGAAAAACCGGATAACCCGAAACCGCTGCCGGACGATCCGGCTCATTCGCTGGTTTCCATGGGTGTCTATGTGTGGGAGACCGAAGCTCTGGTGCGGCGCGTGGCGGATGATGCCACCCGCAGGACCAGTCACGACTTCGGCAAGGACATCATCCCCGCCATGGTGCGAGAGGGCGCGGCTGTCTACGCGTACCATTTCGACACCGCTCCCGGCGGGGCGAAGGCTTACTGGCGGGACATCGGGACGCTGGACGCATACTGGCTGGCAAACATGGAATTGGTGGACGTGGTGCCCGAGCTGAACCTGTACGACCAGGGCTGGCCCATCTACACCGACCAGGTCCAGGCGCCGCCGGCGAAGATGGTGCATGCTGATCTGTGCGCGGTCACTGATTCGATGGTCTGCGCCGGGACAATTATCTCGGGCGCCACTGTACACCGCAGCGTGATTTCGCCCAACTGCTACGTCCACAAAGGCGCGCAGGTGGTTGAGTGCGTGGTCATGGACGGCGCCGATATTGGACGTGGAGCACGTCTGTTCCGCACAATCGTGGATGAAGATTGCCGGATCCCGGAGGGCTTTGTCATTGGATATGACCGGGAAGTTGACGAAAAGCGTTTCGTGGTGTCCGAGGGCGGAATCACCGTCGTTCCGCAAGGCGTGATTCTGGGCTGA